Proteins found in one Oreochromis niloticus isolate F11D_XX linkage group LG22, O_niloticus_UMD_NMBU, whole genome shotgun sequence genomic segment:
- the LOC102079668 gene encoding uncharacterized protein LOC102079668 → MLKLSGFWLIVQLSLAAGINSDWNVQRNQSTFIPEHWENDTKYSHQTIVIMEEEPAVIESATYLFQKHPSSSNLLMYHKRALYVLQGSNLFSTRNHDIVLVGHGSQSPTGAAQLAGYDPKELARFVFTLKTKTNIGHLGTISLISCNVGNDQHFMLQFLQSLRSFSVETKLNLYNTLLSVNSDGDILTTTNGVWRSHEHYSTVIAELNQRGDLVIKKELGCPGPVFHNYKGNILYLQTLDWPSHPQMFVPMELRKKYHFIDCLEGLTWSLFFEENERRRAPDYTTDDSRHLKAIWLEKPTAGEDNIILKHIISIQHLLVEIRYNAREEIASDLYYILNECIYKVNGKTLNVTLAGKFMNPDNQVEIQNFLQSFKDQQDESSLEKLREGLKPSKFNDFCRQTFQFQQCNYNCERWGHYFMAAVFSASVRNFRTFSLFLMTVIGCEVGHSRGSDSPLCTAFVRDDHPMITDQPWPEHLKRGFYGCAVDNFEMAPQNMQIWLDQVVAKENALYIKSKQIMSAINHDEQTELDIFGRVKVMNKYAFSSYLEFFRGTPEGKKLKRGCAPSLHGNMNL, encoded by the exons ACTGGAATGTTCAAAGGAATCAATCCACCTTCATTCCAGAACACTG ggaaaatgacacaaaatacAGCCATCAAACGATAGTAATCATGGAAGAGGAACCTGCAGTGATTGAGTCAGCCACTTACCTGTTCCAGAAGCATCCCAGTTCATCAAATCTGCTAATGTACCATAAGAGGGCACTGTACGTTCTGCAAGGAAGCAATTTGTTTTCGACTAGAAATCATGACATTGTACTGGTTGGCCATGGTAGTCAAAGCCCTACTGGAGCAGCCCAGTTGGCTGGTTATGACCCAAAGGAACTTGCCAGATTTGTTTTCAccttaaaaactaaaacaaacattGGTCATCTTGGCACCATCAGCCTCATAAGCTGCAATGTTGGAAATGACCAACACTTCATGTTGCAGTTCCTACAAAGTCTCCGGTCTTTTAGTGTGGAAACAAAGCTCAACCTATACAACACACTCCTGTCAGTTAATTCTGATGGTGATATACTGACGACAACTAACGGTGTCTGGAGGTCCCATGAGCACTACAGCACAGTCATAGCTGAACTAAACCAAAGAGGTGATCTGGTGATAAAAAAGGAACTTGGCTGTCCAGGACCAGTATTTCACAATTATAAAGGAAATATTTTGTATCTGCAGACACTGGACTGGCCAAGCCACCCTCAAATGTTTGTTCCAATGGAACTGCGCAAAAAGTATCACTTTATCGACTGCCTGGAGGGGCTGACTTGGAGCTTGTTTTTTGAGGAAAACGAAAGAAGGCGTGCTCCTGATTATACCACAGATGATTCAAGACACCTAAAAGCAATTTGGCTAGAAAAGCCAACGGCAGGAGAAGACAACATTATCCTGAAGCATATCATAAGCATTCAACATCTGCTAGTGGAGATACGGTACAATGCCAGAGAAGAAATTGCATCGGACCTTTACTACATTCTCAATGAATGCATTTACAAAGTAAATGGGAAAACTCTGAATGTAACTCTGGCGGGAAAATTCATGAATCCTGACAATCAAGTGGAAATTCAAAATTTTCTTCAGAGCTTTAAGGACCAGCAGGACGAGTCCTCCCTGGAGAAGCTGAGAGAGGGTCTCAAACCATCAAAATTCAATGACTTCTGTCGCCAAACCTTCCAGTTTCAGCAGTGTAATTACAACTGTGAGAGATGGGGTCATTATTTTATGGCAGCTGTGTTTTCAGCATCGGTGCGTAACTTCAGAACCTTCTCACTTTTCCTTATGACTGTCATTGGTTGTGAAGTAGGCCATTCACGAGGAAGTGACAGTCCCTTGTGCACAGCATTTGTGAGGGATGACCACCCAATGATAACCGATCAACCCTGGCCTGAACATCTGAAACGAGGATTCTATGGCTGTGCCGTCGACAACTTTGAAATGGCACCACAGAACATGCAGATTTGGTTAGATCAAGTTGTTGCAAAGGAAAATGCACTGTACATTAAATCAAAGCAGATTATGAGTGCTATTAACCATGATGAGCAAACAGAGCTAGATATCTTTGGGAGGGTTAAAGTCATGAATAAGTACGCATTTTCATCTTATCTTGAATTCTTCCGAGGTACGCCCGAGGGGAAAAAACTCAAAAGAGGATGTGCACCTTCTTTGCATGGGAATATGAATCTGTAA